The Iamia majanohamensis genome window below encodes:
- a CDS encoding inositol monophosphatase family protein — MPATAPPPADPDLVTEAVALTRMAGEATLRWFRDASLTVDSKGDGTPVTQADREAERLIRRELEARHPDDGVLGEEEPETPGTSGRRWILDPIDGTKAFTHGVPLYSNLLAVEDAHGIAVGVINIPALGETVWAGRGRGCWCNDEPARVSEGSDLATAYVSTSGLGPWSDEAILAVQGSGASIRTWGDGYGYVLVATGRVDAMVDPRAELYDLAPMPVVLAEAGGRFSSLDGDEGDPGAGSGLASNGHLHDALLSTLGGAARAARA; from the coding sequence ATGCCCGCCACCGCGCCCCCGCCCGCCGACCCCGACCTGGTGACCGAGGCGGTCGCCCTCACCCGGATGGCCGGGGAGGCGACGCTGCGCTGGTTCCGGGATGCCTCCCTCACCGTCGACAGCAAGGGTGACGGCACGCCCGTCACCCAGGCCGACCGCGAGGCCGAGCGCCTCATCCGCCGCGAGCTGGAGGCCCGCCACCCCGACGACGGGGTGCTGGGGGAGGAGGAGCCCGAGACGCCCGGCACCAGCGGGCGGCGCTGGATCCTCGACCCCATCGACGGCACCAAGGCCTTCACCCACGGCGTGCCGCTCTACAGCAACCTCTTGGCCGTGGAGGACGCCCACGGCATCGCCGTCGGGGTGATCAACATCCCCGCCCTGGGCGAGACGGTGTGGGCCGGGCGGGGCCGGGGCTGCTGGTGCAACGACGAGCCCGCCCGGGTGAGCGAGGGGTCCGACCTGGCCACCGCCTACGTCAGCACCAGCGGGCTGGGCCCCTGGTCCGACGAGGCGATCCTCGCCGTGCAGGGCTCGGGCGCCTCCATCCGGACCTGGGGCGACGGCTACGGCTACGTGCTGGTCGCCACCGGCCGGGTCGACGCCATGGTCGACCCCCGCGCCGAGCTCTACGACCTGGCCCCGATGCCGGTGGTGCTGGCCGAGGCGGGGGGCCGGTTCAGCTCCCTCGACGGCGACGAGGGCGACCCCGGCGCCGGCAGCGGGCTGGCCTCCAACGGCCACCTCCACGACGCCCTGCTCTCCACCCTCGGCGGCGCCGCCCGGGCGGCCCGGGCCTAG
- a CDS encoding Fur family transcriptional regulator — MTTAPPTSASAPELDLEVERRLDGEGQRYTPNRRAVIRILAEAERPLTTAEVVDRGDGLPQSSVYRNLGVLEAAGAVRRIAGGDEFTRFELAEDLAGHHHHLICTDCGSVADFTVPPTVERGLEAALHEVAAAAGFTADDHRLDLVGRCASCS; from the coding sequence ATGACGACGGCGCCCCCGACCTCGGCCTCCGCCCCGGAGCTGGACCTCGAGGTCGAGCGGCGCCTCGACGGCGAGGGCCAGCGCTACACCCCCAACCGGCGGGCCGTCATCCGCATCCTCGCCGAGGCCGAGCGGCCCCTCACCACCGCCGAGGTCGTCGACCGGGGCGACGGCCTGCCCCAGAGCTCGGTGTACCGCAACCTCGGGGTGCTGGAGGCGGCCGGCGCCGTCCGGCGCATCGCCGGCGGCGACGAGTTCACCCGCTTCGAGCTGGCCGAGGACCTCGCCGGGCACCACCACCACCTCATCTGCACCGACTGCGGCTCGGTCGCCGACTTCACCGTGCCCCCCACCGTCGAGCGGGGCCTGGAGGCGGCCCTCCACGAGGTGGCGGCCGCCGCCGGCTTCACCGCCGACGACCACCGCCTCGACCTCGTCGGTCGCTGCGCGAGCTGCTCGTAG
- a CDS encoding DUF4214 domain-containing protein, which yields MHIDPCCGPVHDEPGPDETTPALTRRRMLLAAGAGAGALVLRGVPAGAETASSDTTSPSSTTTTAPGSTTTTTPGSTTTTTTAPPSTTTPLPPPGPDSMEGAPDLPEGRDYGFLPPRPANEVHVRPMMFPVLGRVQWSDTYLAPRGGGRRHEGQDLIAAKMQKLLACVNGVIVELRHRSSGNSLYLRGDDGWYYCYLHINNDTPGTDDGANRYSQAFGPGIAEGVRVKKGQHLAYVGDSGNAEASVPQCHFEIRMPNARWYNAAAVNATYSLDRAEAAREGPQVPPETFKPWSSADPLIRRQYSDLLGRTATAANLSYWGGLLNSGKRSPQSMMAYFAESQECDDKTHAVARLYQAFFLRRPDYDGFEYWIGRRRGGYPITAIADAFARSPEFVNRYGRLSNEQFVDRIYQNVLGRSADASGKQFWTQKLDGGRSRGTVMVQFSNSPENRAKERWMMHVVVAYGCLLRRMPNDEEIFTWVGRLSSGQNSVEDMVNLIRVSDEYAFVIYVTS from the coding sequence ATGCACATCGATCCCTGCTGCGGCCCCGTCCACGACGAGCCGGGCCCCGACGAGACGACACCCGCCCTCACCCGGCGACGCATGCTCCTGGCCGCCGGTGCCGGCGCCGGTGCGCTGGTGCTGCGCGGGGTGCCGGCCGGCGCCGAGACCGCCAGCTCGGACACCACCTCGCCGTCGAGCACGACGACCACCGCCCCCGGCTCCACGACCACCACGACGCCGGGCAGCACCACCACGACGACCACGGCGCCGCCCAGCACCACCACGCCCCTGCCCCCGCCGGGCCCCGACTCGATGGAGGGCGCGCCGGACCTCCCCGAGGGCCGTGACTACGGCTTCCTGCCCCCCCGGCCGGCGAACGAGGTCCACGTCCGCCCCATGATGTTCCCGGTGCTCGGCCGGGTGCAATGGAGCGACACCTACCTCGCCCCCCGAGGAGGCGGCCGGCGCCATGAGGGCCAGGACCTCATCGCAGCCAAGATGCAGAAGCTGTTGGCGTGCGTGAACGGCGTCATCGTCGAGCTGCGCCATCGGTCCAGCGGCAACTCGCTCTACCTGAGGGGCGACGACGGCTGGTACTACTGCTACCTCCACATCAACAACGACACGCCCGGCACCGACGACGGCGCCAACCGGTACTCACAGGCCTTCGGGCCCGGCATCGCCGAGGGCGTGCGGGTGAAGAAGGGCCAGCACCTTGCCTACGTGGGCGACAGCGGAAACGCCGAGGCGAGCGTGCCGCAGTGCCACTTCGAGATCCGGATGCCCAACGCCCGCTGGTACAACGCGGCTGCGGTCAACGCCACGTACTCCCTCGACCGGGCCGAGGCCGCCCGCGAGGGGCCCCAGGTGCCGCCCGAGACCTTCAAGCCCTGGTCCTCGGCCGACCCCCTGATCCGCCGTCAGTACAGCGATCTCCTGGGGCGCACAGCCACCGCAGCCAACCTCAGCTACTGGGGCGGCTTGCTCAACTCGGGCAAGCGCTCGCCGCAGTCGATGATGGCGTACTTCGCCGAGTCCCAGGAGTGCGACGACAAGACCCACGCAGTCGCCCGCCTCTACCAGGCGTTCTTCCTCCGCCGCCCGGACTACGACGGCTTCGAATACTGGATCGGTCGGCGGCGGGGCGGCTATCCCATCACGGCCATCGCCGACGCCTTCGCTCGGTCCCCCGAGTTCGTGAACCGCTACGGCCGGCTCTCCAACGAGCAGTTCGTCGACCGGATCTACCAGAACGTCCTGGGCCGCTCGGCCGACGCCTCGGGCAAGCAGTTCTGGACCCAGAAGCTCGACGGCGGGCGCTCCCGCGGCACGGTCATGGTGCAGTTCAGCAACTCGCCGGAGAACCGGGCCAAGGAGCGCTGGATGATGCACGTGGTGGTGGCCTACGGCTGCCTGCTGCGGCGCATGCCGAACGACGAGGAGATCTTCACCTGGGTGGGGCGCCTCTCGAGCGGCCAGAACTCGGTCGAGGACATGGTGAACCTCATCCGGGTGAGCGACGAGTACGCCTTCGTCATCTACGTCACCAGCTGA